One window of the Flavobacteriaceae bacterium YJPT1-3 genome contains the following:
- a CDS encoding GMC family oxidoreductase: MNQANPNELYDAIVVGTGISGGWAAKELCEAGLKTLVLERGRMVRHIEDYPTMNMDPWDFKLRGTNTAEERKTQPKQARTGYVTDPAHKHFFVNDLEHPYNETKRFDWIRGYHVGGRSLMWGRQSYRLSDIDFEANKKEGVAIDWPVRYKDIAPWYDKVEEFIGVSGEKLGLDVLPDGQFLPPMDLNCVEDHLKKNMAQNYKDRVLTIGRTAHITGTKTFDGRSNCQYRNRCMRGCPFGGYFSSNSSTLPAAEKTGNMTLRPFSTVSEVVYDEQSGKATGVKVIDTETMEKMEFKGKVVFLCASAVASTSILMQSKSDRFPNGMGNDSGELGHNIMDHHFKAGAYATYDGFEDQYYKGRRANGLYIPRFRNIGGETDQPNFKRGYGYQGGASRGNWQETVAELGYGKELKAAIQKPGGWSIGLMGFGECLPYHENKMTLDYDKLDKWGLPTVTFDAEWKENEWEMRKDMVAQAKEMLQNAGFKNIYPMDDPGAPGLGIHEMGTARMGNDPKTSVLNKNNQVHGVPNVYVTDGSFMTSASCVNPSLTYMAFTARAAAHAVDQLQKEA; this comes from the coding sequence GTGAATCAAGCAAACCCTAACGAATTGTACGATGCCATTGTAGTAGGTACAGGTATCAGTGGAGGCTGGGCAGCGAAAGAGCTGTGTGAAGCCGGATTAAAAACATTAGTCTTAGAGCGAGGTCGCATGGTACGGCACATTGAAGATTATCCCACCATGAATATGGATCCCTGGGATTTCAAACTGCGTGGAACGAATACCGCAGAAGAGCGTAAAACGCAACCCAAGCAGGCGCGTACGGGTTATGTGACCGATCCTGCACACAAGCATTTCTTTGTCAATGATCTGGAGCATCCCTACAACGAAACCAAGCGGTTTGACTGGATTCGAGGGTATCATGTGGGAGGTCGTTCGTTAATGTGGGGCCGACAAAGCTATCGTTTGAGTGATATCGATTTTGAGGCCAACAAAAAAGAAGGTGTCGCCATTGATTGGCCGGTGCGTTATAAAGACATTGCTCCCTGGTATGACAAAGTGGAAGAGTTTATAGGTGTATCCGGAGAAAAACTGGGTTTGGACGTCTTACCGGATGGTCAATTCTTACCGCCTATGGACTTGAACTGTGTGGAAGATCATCTTAAAAAGAACATGGCTCAAAACTATAAGGACCGCGTATTGACCATCGGCCGAACCGCTCATATCACAGGGACAAAAACCTTTGATGGTCGTTCCAATTGTCAATACCGAAACCGCTGTATGCGAGGCTGTCCGTTTGGAGGCTACTTCAGCAGTAATTCCTCTACACTTCCCGCAGCCGAAAAGACCGGGAACATGACCCTACGGCCATTCTCAACGGTCTCTGAAGTGGTGTATGACGAGCAAAGCGGAAAAGCCACCGGGGTCAAAGTCATCGATACCGAAACCATGGAAAAAATGGAATTCAAAGGGAAAGTCGTTTTCCTTTGCGCTTCGGCTGTAGCTTCAACTTCTATCTTGATGCAATCGAAGAGTGATCGATTCCCGAATGGTATGGGTAATGACAGTGGAGAATTGGGTCACAACATCATGGACCACCATTTTAAGGCAGGAGCCTACGCTACTTACGATGGCTTTGAAGATCAGTATTACAAGGGACGCCGAGCGAATGGTCTCTACATCCCCCGTTTTAGAAATATTGGAGGCGAGACTGATCAGCCCAACTTCAAACGCGGATACGGCTATCAGGGAGGTGCCAGTCGAGGTAATTGGCAGGAAACCGTCGCTGAATTAGGTTATGGTAAAGAATTAAAAGCCGCCATTCAAAAACCGGGAGGCTGGAGCATAGGTCTCATGGGCTTTGGAGAGTGTCTGCCATACCACGAAAATAAAATGACCCTAGATTACGACAAGTTAGACAAGTGGGGTCTACCCACAGTGACTTTTGACGCAGAATGGAAAGAGAACGAGTGGGAGATGCGTAAGGATATGGTCGCTCAAGCCAAGGAGATGCTGCAGAATGCAGGCTTTAAGAATATTTACCCCATGGATGATCCCGGAGCACCGGGATTGGGAATTCATGAAATGGGAACCGCCCGAATGGGAAATGACCCAAAAACCAGTGTGCTGAACAAAAACAATCAAGTACATGGCGTGCCCAACGTGTACGTCACTGACGGTTCGTTCATGACCTCTGCAAGCTGTGTAAACCCATCACTAACCTATATGGCCTTTACAGCGCGTGCAGCAGCACATGCCGTAGACCAATTACAAAAAGAAGCCTAA